In one Niallia taxi genomic region, the following are encoded:
- a CDS encoding Dabb family protein has translation MIDHIVLVKFSETTTEEQLQEVIKRFRALRNKIMGVVDLQAGLNFAQSNTDYQVVLKVRFEDREALSLYGPNPEHQAVASYIREVGRVDSIVVDIEI, from the coding sequence ATGATAGATCATATCGTCCTTGTCAAATTTAGTGAAACTACAACAGAGGAACAACTGCAGGAAGTAATCAAAAGATTTCGCGCTTTAAGAAATAAAATAATGGGAGTTGTTGACCTGCAGGCGGGGTTGAACTTTGCCCAAAGCAATACAGACTATCAGGTTGTCTTGAAGGTCCGTTTTGAAGACAGAGAGGCACTTTCATTATATGGTCCAAATCCTGAACATCAAGCCGTTGCATCATATATTCGTGAAGTCGGCAGAGTGGACAGTATAGTAGTGGATATTGAAATATAA
- a CDS encoding DUF1641 domain-containing protein, which yields MSETTTQTSAELTATSTNSQDLLDQLLKPEVQESLTTLIEQLPKLTEVVNTLTSSYDLVQGLSKDEVFMSDMVNATTEMLEPVVHSAKGMASAVIEAKDRAEQSNETIGVFGLLKLLKDPQAQKMLRFTQSYLQILNERDQQK from the coding sequence ATGTCAGAAACAACTACACAAACAAGTGCTGAACTGACAGCTACATCTACTAATAGCCAAGACTTATTGGATCAGCTTTTAAAGCCTGAGGTACAAGAGTCATTGACTACTTTAATCGAACAGCTGCCAAAATTAACAGAAGTCGTTAATACATTGACAAGCTCATATGATCTTGTTCAAGGTCTATCAAAAGATGAGGTTTTCATGAGTGATATGGTCAATGCAACAACTGAAATGCTTGAACCAGTCGTTCATTCAGCAAAAGGCATGGCTTCAGCTGTAATCGAAGCGAAGGATCGTGCAGAGCAAAGCAATGAAACAATCGGTGTATTCGGTTTGCTTAAATTACTAAAAGATCCTCAAGCTCAAAAAATGCTGCGTTTTACACAAAGCTATCTTCAAATCTTGAACGAGCGTGACCAACAAAAATAA
- a CDS encoding NAD-dependent epimerase/dehydratase family protein, with the protein MKNALVIGGTRFFGVHLVESLLERGIDVTVATRGKMADSFGDRVKRIAFDRSDLANFKEAFQDTKWDAIYDQICYSAQDALDAIEVFNDKTDNYILTSTLSVYDSSSELLKEEDFNPYIYPIEVKPTKDVTYKEGKRQAEAVFFQKVAFKTAAVRIPIVVGVNDYTQRLKFHTDKVTSGQEIYFPNPDAAMGFIDEKEAGQFIAWAGVEGIEGPVNACADGIIALSELLELIEKSAGKSAQLAIEQNDENASPYGIESFWAMSNDKAKNLGFHFSNLHEWMPSLIEYLVKNPSK; encoded by the coding sequence TTGAAAAACGCACTTGTTATTGGTGGTACGAGGTTTTTTGGAGTACATCTTGTGGAGTCATTATTAGAACGTGGCATTGACGTAACAGTAGCAACAAGAGGGAAAATGGCCGATTCCTTTGGCGACAGAGTTAAGCGAATTGCCTTTGACCGCTCAGATTTAGCTAACTTTAAAGAAGCGTTCCAAGACACAAAATGGGATGCCATCTATGATCAAATTTGTTATTCTGCTCAAGATGCCTTGGATGCGATTGAGGTATTCAACGACAAAACGGACAATTATATCTTAACATCCACCTTGTCTGTATATGATTCATCATCCGAGCTTTTGAAAGAAGAAGATTTTAATCCATATATATATCCAATTGAGGTAAAACCAACGAAGGATGTTACATATAAAGAAGGAAAAAGACAGGCAGAAGCTGTATTCTTTCAAAAGGTAGCTTTTAAAACAGCAGCAGTAAGAATACCGATTGTGGTAGGGGTTAATGACTATACGCAAAGGCTTAAGTTTCATACAGACAAAGTCACAAGCGGACAAGAAATATATTTTCCAAATCCTGATGCAGCCATGGGGTTTATTGACGAAAAAGAAGCAGGACAGTTTATTGCTTGGGCGGGTGTTGAAGGAATAGAAGGACCCGTTAATGCATGTGCTGACGGCATCATTGCATTATCAGAACTGCTGGAGCTTATTGAAAAAAGTGCAGGGAAATCAGCACAATTGGCAATAGAGCAGAACGATGAAAATGCATCGCCTTATGGCATTGAGTCGTTTTGGGCAATGAGCAATGACAAAGCAAAAAACTTAGGGTTTCACTTTTCCAATCTCCATGAATGGATGCCAAGCCTAATTGAATATTTAGTGAAAAATCCATCAAAATAG
- a CDS encoding NADH:flavin oxidoreductase/NADH oxidase: protein MDHLFSPYSHKSLELKNRVVMPPMCQYSVTKKDGIATDWHYVHYVSRAIGGASLIIIEMTDVEPDGRITDNDLGLWSDEQIAPLARIVDACHQHGAKVGIQIAHAGRKAEDAEVPVAPSAIPFDENSKTPRALSTEEVSAMVEKFRAAVERAVKAGVDTIELHGAHGYLIHQFQSKLTNKREDEYGQDRTKFGVEVINAAKSVMPEDMPLILRISAKEYVEGGYEVEESIEFSKAYVDAGVDIFHISAGGEGPIAAAGRPGTHNAYQVPFARAYKQAFNIPVIAVGRLDDSALANSVIGNEDADLVAVGRGMLRNPYWALEAAAQLKKETTVPQQYVTGFPK, encoded by the coding sequence ATGGACCATTTATTTTCACCATATTCTCACAAGAGCCTCGAGTTAAAGAACAGGGTTGTTATGCCCCCAATGTGTCAATATTCTGTTACGAAAAAGGATGGGATTGCGACAGATTGGCATTATGTTCATTATGTAAGCCGTGCTATCGGTGGTGCCAGCTTAATTATCATTGAAATGACAGATGTAGAACCAGATGGCAGAATAACAGATAATGATTTAGGCTTGTGGTCAGATGAGCAAATTGCGCCACTTGCACGTATTGTAGATGCATGTCATCAGCACGGAGCAAAAGTTGGTATTCAAATCGCCCATGCAGGCCGCAAAGCAGAAGACGCGGAAGTTCCAGTTGCTCCATCGGCTATTCCATTTGATGAAAACTCTAAAACACCAAGAGCTTTATCAACAGAGGAAGTTAGCGCGATGGTAGAAAAATTCAGGGCAGCAGTTGAACGAGCTGTTAAGGCAGGCGTAGATACGATTGAGCTTCACGGTGCTCATGGATACTTAATTCATCAATTCCAATCAAAGCTGACAAATAAACGAGAAGACGAATATGGTCAGGATCGTACGAAATTTGGCGTTGAAGTCATTAATGCAGCAAAAAGCGTAATGCCTGAAGACATGCCGCTAATTTTGCGTATTTCTGCAAAGGAATATGTAGAGGGCGGATACGAAGTAGAAGAAAGCATTGAGTTCTCTAAAGCATATGTAGATGCAGGTGTGGATATTTTCCATATTAGCGCAGGAGGAGAAGGGCCAATTGCAGCTGCAGGAAGACCTGGTACACATAACGCATACCAAGTACCGTTTGCGAGAGCGTATAAACAAGCATTTAATATTCCAGTCATCGCAGTCGGCAGACTGGATGATTCAGCACTTGCCAATTCTGTTATCGGCAACGAAGACGCAGATCTTGTTGCAGTTGGAAGAGGCATGCTAAGAAACCCATACTGGGCATTAGAAGCAGCAGCACAACTGAAAAAAGAAACAACAGTTCCACAACAATACGTAACAGGATTTCCTAAGTAA
- a CDS encoding amino acid permease, with the protein MSSQDNNNQKSSKKQGKMKWWELSLVGVGCTIGTGYFVGSSLGVIETGPAIVLSFLIAAIGTYIVFNLLAKMTAEDPQEGSFCYYANKAFGSWAGFSCGWNYWGSNILIMGSQLTALSLLSQFWFPNVPLWVFACIYAVLSIFVVFLGTDGFDKVENYLAVIKTAAIIMFIILGAAALLGWIHGGDHPMQTPKSFDAFFPKGFQGFWTSLIYAFYAYGGIEVIGLMAMQLKDKKDAPKAGTNMLIILLIIYCLSLAIAVLLVPLDKFNEKESPFVTALAGYPLSFFPHVFNGAIIIAGFSTMTASLFGVTNLLVTLAKSKDAPAIFEKKLEKFHKLPLPSLILGAVGLFASVLAALLLPGKIFEYITTAAGILLLYNWAFILFSSFKVLKPSGWDKTKAIIGIALIVAAVSGTVMEKGIRIGFFVSLACVALIGIATFIMHLRQKKSEPESA; encoded by the coding sequence ATGAGCAGCCAAGATAACAACAATCAGAAGAGTTCAAAAAAACAAGGTAAAATGAAGTGGTGGGAATTATCACTAGTCGGTGTTGGCTGTACTATCGGCACCGGATACTTTGTAGGTTCCAGCCTCGGGGTCATTGAAACAGGGCCAGCCATTGTACTATCTTTCTTGATAGCTGCAATCGGTACATATATTGTTTTTAATTTATTGGCCAAAATGACAGCAGAGGACCCACAGGAAGGTTCCTTTTGCTACTATGCCAATAAAGCCTTTGGTTCATGGGCCGGCTTTAGCTGTGGTTGGAATTATTGGGGTTCCAATATTCTCATTATGGGCAGTCAGCTTACTGCACTTTCTCTCCTTTCCCAGTTTTGGTTTCCAAACGTACCACTTTGGGTCTTTGCTTGTATTTATGCTGTCTTATCCATCTTTGTTGTCTTTTTAGGAACGGACGGTTTTGATAAGGTTGAAAATTATTTAGCTGTCATTAAAACCGCAGCGATAATCATGTTTATCATTTTAGGAGCAGCAGCATTATTGGGCTGGATACATGGTGGTGATCACCCCATGCAAACTCCTAAGTCCTTTGATGCATTTTTCCCGAAAGGGTTTCAAGGATTTTGGACTTCCCTCATTTATGCATTTTACGCATATGGAGGAATCGAAGTTATCGGCTTAATGGCAATGCAACTAAAAGATAAAAAAGATGCACCAAAAGCAGGCACGAATATGCTTATCATTTTGCTGATTATTTATTGTCTTTCTTTAGCTATAGCTGTTTTACTTGTTCCATTAGATAAATTTAATGAAAAAGAGAGCCCTTTTGTAACAGCACTTGCTGGATATCCACTCAGCTTTTTTCCCCATGTATTTAATGGAGCTATCATTATTGCAGGATTTTCAACAATGACTGCATCCTTATTTGGGGTGACTAACTTGCTTGTCACATTAGCAAAGAGTAAAGACGCACCTGCTATTTTTGAAAAGAAGCTAGAGAAATTCCATAAGCTTCCACTACCGTCATTAATATTGGGAGCGGTTGGCCTGTTTGCTTCTGTTTTGGCAGCATTGCTTTTGCCAGGAAAAATATTCGAGTATATTACGACAGCGGCAGGAATTCTGCTGTTGTACAACTGGGCATTTATCCTTTTCTCCTCATTTAAAGTACTGAAGCCGTCTGGCTGGGATAAAACAAAAGCAATTATCGGTATTGCCCTTATCGTTGCTGCTGTCAGCGGGACAGTGATGGAAAAGGGAATCAGAATAGGCTTTTTTGTCAGCCTTGCTTGTGTCGCTCTTATTGGAATCGCTACATTTATTATGCACTTAAGGCAAAAAAAATCCGAACCAGAAAGTGCTTAG